In a genomic window of Littorina saxatilis isolate snail1 linkage group LG6, US_GU_Lsax_2.0, whole genome shotgun sequence:
- the LOC138968094 gene encoding histone H3, protein MARTKQTARKSTGGKAPRKQLATKAARKSAPATGGVKKPHRYRPGTVALREIRRYQKSTELLIRKLPFQRLVREIAQDFKTDLRFQSSAVMALQEASEAYLVGLFEDTNLCAIHAKRVTIMPKDIQLARRIRGERA, encoded by the coding sequence ATGGCACGTACCAAGCAAACCGCCCGTAAATCCACCGGAGGAAAAGCTCCTCGCAAACAGCTGGCAACCAAGGCCGCTCGCAAAAGCGCCCCTGCCACTGGAGGAGTCAAGAAACCTCATCGTTACAGGCCTGGAACTGTGGCTCTTCGTGAGATCCGTCGTTACCAGAAGAGCACCGAGCTCCTGATCCGCAAGCTGCCCTTCCAGCGTCTGGTGCGCGAAATCGCCCAGGACTTCAAGACAGACCTGCGCTTCCAGAGCTCTGCCGTCATGGCTCTGCAGGAGGCCAGCGAGGCTTACCTGGTCGGTCTCTTTGAGGACACCAACCTGTGCGCCATCCATGCCAAGCGTGTCACCATCATGCCCAAGGACATCCAGCTGGCCCGCCGTATCCGCGGAGAGCGTGCTTAA
- the LOC138968095 gene encoding histone H4 codes for MTGRGKGGKGLGKGGAKRHRKVLRDNIQGITKPAIRRLARRGGVKRISGLIYEETRGVLKVFLENVIRDAVTYTEHAKRKTVTAMDVVYALKRQGRTLYGFGG; via the coding sequence ATGACTGGCCGTGGTAAAGGAGGAAAGGGTCTCGGAAAGGGGGGCGCCAAGCGTCACAGGAAAGTTTTGCGTGATAACATCCAGGGTATCACCAAGCCCGCTATCCGTCGTCTGGCTCGCCGTGGCGGTGTCAAGCGTATCTCTGGTCTCATCTACGAGGAGACTCGCGGAGTTCTCAAGGTATTCCTGGAGAACGTGATCCGTGATGCCGTCACGTACACTGAGCACGCCAAGAGGAAGACTGTGACCGCCATGGATGTGGTCTACGCCCTCAAACGCCAGGGTCGTACTCTGTACGGCTTCGGTGGTTAG